The nucleotide sequence TACATCAGGGACATGCCCACATGACTGGAGCAGTTTGCCGGACAGTGACTGTTGCTACAGGAAAAGTTGATTCTTCCACTTCTCTCAAAGAATCGCCAGGGGGTTTCGGCGTTCTTCCAAGGTTCCGCGAGTGACGCCGACTCGGTTGGCCGCGTTCAGTCGGCGCCAGACATCTTCACCCCGGATCCGCTGCGCGAGTAAGTCCCCGTAGAGACCGGGAATCCTTCGGACTTCAGCAGGATCTTCATCGAGGAACTCGATCCGCAGATTGCGCACGCCCCGCTCCAGCAGTGTCGCGACGACTTCTGCAGCACTTTGCGGTACGGCGTTGTAGAGCGTATTTCGGCAGCCGACGTCCGCCTTCAGCGGATGCTCGGCTCCTACCCGGTCGCGAAGCTGAACCAAGTGTTCGTCGCACGGGCGACCGCAATTCGTCTTGTTTGTTCCGGGTGACAATACGGAGCAGAAAACGCAATGCTCCATGTGGAACATCGGCATGTGCTGGTGAATCACCACTTCCAGCCACTGGGGGGGAACCGCCGCAACGAGATTCAGCAGTTGGTCTCGGTTCAGATCGTAAGAAGCCGTCACTCGCTCGGCCCCCTGCCCTTTCAAAAAGTCGGCAGTCAACTCATTCGCCACGTTCAGCGAATAGTCGGCCACGAACGGAATTTTTCGCTCGGTACAGAATCGCAACCCTGCCAGATTACGAACCAGAATTCCGTCCGGTGAATGCTTGGCCAGCGCGAGGAACAGCCCCGCTTCGTCGGGTTTCTGGATTCGGGGAGGAGCCAGGTAAATCTGCCGCTGACTGGAATGCACCATCTCGACCGCTTGCCGGTACTCGCGGATATCCTGAAAGTCGGCATAGATCACAGGCGCCATGTCCGATGCGACTGCGTTCTGGCTTTGACCAAAATCCCCCGGGCGTTGCTCGTTCCCGCCGATTTCGCGGTGGACAGGTTCATTGAGAACAGTCTCGATCTGCTTCAGCGTCCGACACAACAGATGCAACCGAGGTCCCTGCCTGGGCTCTGTCGCCGAAGGTGAGCGCAGAATGATTTGCTGCTGCAGTTCCCGCAGTGCCGAGTCTGGATGCAGTCGTCGGGGTCTTGCGAGCATGGCCTGGTGGTCCAGTTTCACCACCATTTCCTGCCGCAGTTTCGACAGAACGCTCAGCGGAATCATCGGCTCTCCCTCAATGCAGGCTTCGAGCCGACGCAGTTCGTAGGGCGTATTTCCCAGCCGGCCGAGTTGTTCGGCGAGAAACACTTCAGTCACCGGGTGTTTTCGCGCCACGGGCAAGGGCTCGGCCGATTCCACCTGGACTCGCAGTTCCTGGTCGTGACTCGAAACGACGTCGGGGGTGACGACAGCTTCGATTTGGGCGGGTTGGCCCGCGATTGCCCGTACGCAGAGATCCAGCGGTCGTTTACGTAACGGATCGGGTCCTGTGTACGTCTTTCGCAGTCGGGCGGTGAGACGGGGATCGTCCGTCTTCCACACAGATTGGCCCGGATACATTCGCTGGAAATCGATCGAGCCATGCTGAAATTCGAGTTCCACTTTTCCCGTTGCAACGGCTTCGTCCACCGACTGACCACCGGCAATGACCCCGTAGACTCGCCCTCCCTGCTCTTCGTTGGCGGTTCGGTCTCCTTCGAAGACAACTCCATCGCCACGCGAAACAGGCCCCTGAAGACGGATTTCGACAGTGTGACTGTAAACACGCGTGACAGTCCCCAGCAGAACTCCTCGCTTCGCAGAGGAAAGTCCGGGGACCAGCATCTTGTGGTCGTCGCCCTTCAGCCAGCCGACGGAAAATCCGCGTGAGAACGACAGTTCCATCTCCCGCACGTCGTCGCGCGAGACATCGATCGCTTCACCTCGCATGGCCGAGTCGATCGCAGCACGGTAATGCCGCGTGATATTGGCGACATAGTCCGCGGACTTCAGTCGTCCCTCAATCTTGAAAGACGAAATTCCAGCGGTGATCAGTTCGGGAGTCAGTTCATAGGCGGCCAGATCCTGCGGGCTGAGCAGATATTTTTGCGGTCCCAGATCGACGTCTTCTCCATCGCAGATCAGATCGTAGGGAAGGCGGCAGGCCTGCGCGCATTGTCCCCGATTGGCACTTCGCCCCCCGAGGGATTCGCTGGTGAGGCATTGACCTGAATAAGCGACGCACAGCGCGCCGTGGACGAAACACTCCAGTTCGACGGAGGTCGACTTTCTCAGTTTTGCGATCTCGCGTATCGACAGCTCGCGCGGCAACACGACCCGCTCGACTCCGAGTTCCTGGGCGACCTCAATACATTCGGCACTCGTCAACGTCATCTGGGTGGAAGCGTGAATCGGCAAATCCGGACAGGCCTCGCGGATGAGTCGTACGACTCCCAGGTCCTGGACCAGCACGGCATCCACATTCGCATCGGAGATCACGCGAAGCAGCGATTCCAGTTCGGGGAGTTCGTCCGTGAAGGCCAGCGTGTTCAGGGTGATGTAGCCCTTCACACCTCGATGGTGGAGGAAGCTCATGACTTCTGCGAGTTCCCGGGGAGCCACATTCGTCGCGCGCGCCCGCGCGTTGAACCCGCAGTTCAAGCCGAAGTAGACCGCGTCGGCACCATTCTCGACAGCGGCGCGCATACAGTCGCGGTCACCGGCAGGAGCAAGAAGTTCAGGTCGAAATGAAGGAGGCAGAGCCATGAATCAGCCGATACAAATATGAAATTGAGTGCGGTGCAATCACTGCGGGCGAGCCACAATGGGCGGGAACGATATCGGTCCTTCCGATCAAGCGAAACCGGCCGCAGAAGTATAACGACGGCAGCCGAGGCCAGTGTCCAAGAAACGGGGCCGCCACCTTGTTCAAATCCAACCGTTTCTCCATTCTAGCAGACACAGTATGCTCGCACTCTGCATCGGGTGGATGCCGATACCGCTGAGGATTTTCGAGCCCACGCGCCGTAACGTCAATTGGTGCCGGGTGTTTGTCCGCGTTTTCCTGGAGATCAGCCGTCCTTCTTGCATCGAGTCGACACGATGATTGAACCTGCGGATGCGATCGAAGCCGAAATTCGGCAGGACAGTGACTACGATGGGGCCTGGAAGGAGGCCTTTCGGCTTCACCTGCGGAATTCATCGAGAAATGTTTTGCCCGGCTGGCCCTGTTGATCGACTGGTCCCGCGACCCCGTCTGGCTCGACAAGGAAATCAGTCAGATCGTCGGACAAGCAGGACACCGAAACCGTGAGGTCGATCTCCTGTTCAAAGTCTGGCTGATCGAAGGTGGTGAACAATGGATTTTCTGCCACCTGGAAATTCAGACAAATTACGAAGCCAACTTTGATTTTCGGATCGATCTGTATAATTCGGGATTGAAGTGGCTGTTTCAGAGAGACGTCTTGACGCTGGTTTTGTTGACCGATGTCAATCCTGACTGGCGACCTGACAAGTATCACTTTGAGCTGGGTGGATTTGTCAGCAATCGACTTTTTCCGATGTGTAAGGTTCTCGATCGGCTCGCGACCGATTGGAAAGACGACAGATCGCTCGTCGTCGAGGTGTCGCGAGCCCAGATCGCTGCCCTTCGCACCTCACGCGACCCGCAGGCTCGTTATAATGCCAAAACGCAACTGGTGAGAAATCTTTACACGGCTGGATATGATGCGGATCAGATCCGCGAGATTTTCCGACTGATCGACTGGATGATGCACCTCCGGCTGGATTTGAGTCGACAATTTAATGAGGAACTCATCGCCTACGAGAAGGAATTGCAGATGCCGTACGTCACATCAATCGAACGCCACGCGGAACAACGAGGACTTGAGCAAGGGTTGGAACAAGGGTTAAAGAAGGGACTGGAGCGAGGGAGCACCCGAATCCTCATGCGGATCCTGTCACGCATCTGTGGCGAAGTGCCCGAGGAAATCCATGCAAAGATTGAAACACTCTCGCTGGAACAGCGTGAAACACTCGGCGAGGCGGCAATCGATTTCCGTTCTCTCGACGACTTGAAAAACTGGCTGACAAATCACTCCTGATCCATCCGAAGCAATGGATTGACAACATCCCGCGTAATCAAGCCCCATCCGCCAGACAAGGCAACTCGCGTTTCCGCTGGACTTGAGTCGACAATTCAATGAGGAACTCATCGCCTACGAGAAGGAATTGCCGATGCCGTACGTCACATCAATCGAACGCCACGCGGAACAACGAGGGCTGGAACGAGGGAGCACCCGAATCCTCATGCGAGTTCTGTCACGCGTCTGTGGCGATGTGCCCGAGGAAGTCCAGTCAAAAATTGAAGCACTCTCGCTGGAACAGCGTGAAACACTCGGCGAATCGGCATTTGATTTCCGTTCTCTCGACGACCTGAAAAACTGGCTGACAAATAACAATTCCTGATCCGTTCGAGGCGGCATGCCTCGCGAGGAAACCTATGACGGACCTGACCAAACTGACCTTCGATCATGACTCATGGGGCCGTCTGACCCTCACGCTTGACGATGGCCGAACGTATGCGGGGATCGACCCTCTCCGCTGTTTCCCTCTGACCGATCCCGAGAAATTGATTGCCTTGCTGGACTCGGAAGGCCATGAAATTCTGACTTTGCCGGATCTTGATGGATTGTCTCCTGAGTCCCGCGACGTCCTCAAAGCGGAACTGGCAGCACGTGATTTTGTGCCGGTCATCCAGCGGGTGATTTCGACAACCAATCCCAGCCCCCCCTGCCACTGGGTCGTTGATACCGATCGCGGAAGGACAAGCTTCCAACTGGAGAGCGAAGATGACGTCCGCAAGCTCGGAACGCATCGCGTGATTGTGGCTGATTCGCACGGGATTCGTTATTCCATTCCGGACGTGCGTCGTCTCGATTCGCATTCCCAGCGAATTGTGCAGCGCCTGGCGTAGGCTCCAGTCCGCCAGAAATCTGGCGAGTTTGTCACCCCTGCCCTCTCACCATCCTGAGACTTGAGCGTCTTTGTCATCCTCTAAAAGCGGAAGCTTGTCAGGCGAGCTGCTATAATTGATTATTTCGGCATCGCCGACGCGGAAGCAACTCATTCATGATTGAAGTCCAAGCCGTCTCGAAAATGCATCGCCGGGGCCGCCTCGAAGTCCCCGCACTCCGGGAAATCACCTGCCAGATTCCCAAAGGGTCATTCACGTTTATTCTCGGCCCCTCGGGAAGCGGTAAAAGCACCCTGCTCTATCTGCTTGGTGCACTGGATGAACCGACCACGGGCACCATCACTGTCCACGGCAAATCGCTGCAATCCATGACAGCAAGCGAACGGGACGAATTTCGAAGGAAGGATGCAGGGTTCATCTTTCAGAACTTCAATCTGCTTGCCAATCTGACGGCTGTGGAAAACGTGCTGGTCCCCTTTCTGCCAACCGGGGTGAGTCGCGAGTTGCGCAACAAGGCCGCGGAATTACTGGATCGACTTGGGTTGGGGGATCGCCGTGAGCACCGCCCCAACCAGTTGTCTGGCGGCGAACAACAACGGGTGGCAATCGCTCGTGCGTTGCTCAAGCGACCGAAACTGGTGCTCGCGGACGAACCGACAGGAGAACTCGACACGGCCAATTCCCTGGCGATTCTGCAAGACCTGCGAGCCCTCTGTCAGGAACAGCAATCGACAGTCGTAGTCGTCACCCATGAGCATGAATACATCCGCGAAGATGATCACGTCATCCGCATTCGTGACGGGCGCGTGGCCAACCAGCCTTAGGCTGCCTGCTTCCGCATTCGCTTGCAGCGGTGTCGTTCTCGCCACGACCACACTGGCAGGAAGGTCTATTGAACCGGAAGAATCCTGATCGCCGTGAGACGATTCTTCAAAGTCATTGCGGTAAGATCTCGGGAACTGTCGTAGTTTCTGTCAGTTCCACAGGAGATCAAACTGATGTTGACCGCGTTACTCCTCATTGCACTGGGAGCTCCCCCTGCCGTCACTGATGAGGCCGCCGAGGCGAAATATCTGGGCAATCTTCGACAAGTCACATCCGGCCTGCCTCGCGCGGGTGAAGGGTACTTCTCGCCCAATGGCGAGTGGATCGTCTATCAGGCGTACCCGATTGGGTATCCCTTCTACCAGATCTACGTTCAGAAGCTTGATGAGAAAACACCGCGACTCCTCAGCACAGGTCGGGGCCGAACAACGTGTGCGTACTTCTCGCCTGACGGAACGAAAATTCTCTTCGCGTCCAGCCACACGGATCCCCAGATCGACATCACCGAACTGAAAGCACGCGAAGAAGCGGCCAAAGGAGGTCGTCGGCGTTATCTGTGGGATTTCGATCCGCACATGGACATCTACATTTCGAACTTTGATGGCACCGGAATGAAGCGGCTGACCGACAGCCCGGAATACGACGCTGAAGGAAGTTTTTCTTCTGATGGGAAACAGATCGTCTTCACGTCGTCACGAGATGGGGATCCTGATCTGTACATCATGGACGCGGATGGTTCGAACGTTCGTCAATTGACGAACCAACCCGGCTATGATGGCGGTCCCTTCTTCTCTCCCGACAACAAGTGGGTCATCTTTCGGTCAGACCGCCAGAAAGAGCACATGCTGCAGTTGTTTGCCATCTCTGTCGACGGAAAGACCGAAGTTCAATTGACGGATAACCTCGATCAGGTGAACTGGTGCCCGTACTTCCACCCCAGCGGCAAGTATCTTGTCTGGGCCGGCGCGGACTACAGTAGAGGTCCCGCCAATGCTCCGTTTCACCTGTTCACAATGGAACTGAAATGGACGTCAGACTCCGTTAAACGTGGAGCCGTGACGCAAATCACGCACAGCACCGCGCAAGATGTCCTGCCCGTTTTCAGCCCCGATGGAAAAAGTCTGATGTGGACATCGACCCGTGGGGCCGACGGTACCAGCCAGCTCTGGATCGCTGACTGGCTGCGCGAGAAAGGAAATTGACGGCGACGCTCAGTCCGAATTCGCCATCCCATCGCGACTCTTCAAAGGACCACCCATGCGTGTTCATGCTTTGCCTGTGTCACTGCTGCTGGGACTGATCGCTTTCGCCGTCTGCGGGTTCTCCGTCTGCCGGGGAGAAGAGAAGATTGCGGACTGGTCGCAGCAGCATGTCGACGAACTGCTGGTGTTGTATCGCGACTTTCACAGCAATCCCGAACTCTCATTCCGCGAAGAACAGACAGCACGCAAGCACGCCGCCGAACTGAAATCGCTCGGCTGCGAAGTTACCACCGGGGTCGGTCAGCAGGGGGTCGTGGGGCTGCTAAAAAATGGAGAAGGCCCCACCATCATGCTTCGTACCGATCTCGATGCCCTTCCGGTGACCGAGGCTACCGGTCTGCCATTCGCCTCGACGGTCAAAACCAAGGATGCGAAGGGAAACGACGTCGGTGTGATGCATGCCTGCGGGCATGATGTTCATATCACCTGTCAGATTGGTGTCGCGCGATACCTTGCCAGCCATCAGGACCGATGGCGTGGTACGGTCATGTTCGTGGGACAACCGGCAGAAGAGATCGGCGGAGGGGCCGAGGCCATGTTAAAAGATGGCCTGTTCACTCGCTTTCCACGACCTCATTCCGCCCTTGCACTGCACGTTGATCCGACCCTGCCCACCGGGAAAGTGGGCGTGAAAGCAGGCTACATCCTGGCGAACGTCGACAGTGTCGACATTCTCGTCAAAGGAAAAGGAGGACACGGAGCCTTCCCTCACACAACGATTGATCCGATCGTCCAGGCGGCGCACCTGATTGTTGATCTTCAGACTCTGGTCAGCCGTGAGAGCAGTCCCTTCGAACCGGCGGTCGTGACCGTGGGATCGATCCAGGGAGGAACCAAGCACAACATCATCGGGAACAGTTGCCGGCTCCAGTTGACGGTGCGAAGCTACTCGCCTGAAGTGCGCGAAAAGCTGATCGAGGGGATCCGGAGAAAAGCCAAGGCGGCCGCGATCAGTGCCGGTGCCCCGGAACCGACGATCGAGTTATCAGACTGGACGCCTGCTACCAAGAATGATGCAGACTTGGTGGAAAGAGTGGTTCCCGCGTTCCGCGAGGCTTTGGGCGAAGACAACGTTGTGCCCGTCGAACCGTCGATGGGGGGCGAGGATTTCTCTCAGTACGGGCTCGCTGGCGTTCCCATCTTCATGTTTCGTTTAGGATCAGTGACTCCGGAACGCATGAATGCACTTCGGGACGCCGGGAAGACCCCCGATTCGTTGCACTCGCCGTTCTACTATCCTGACGCCCCGGAAACGATCAAGACGGGTGTGACCGCCATGTCCGCCGCCGTGCTCGAACTCATGAAGGTCGAGAATTAGTGTCGCTGCAGCATCGCCTGGATAATCTTCTTCACCGGGGGGACAGTTTTCTTCCAGGTGTGGTCTTCGCGAATTCCGCCCCGCTTTACCACAGCACGTTGCCCGGCCAGCGGCATGCTCGGTTCGTCTTCGATAACACCCTGCACTTGAGTTCCGAGCCAACGACGCACACCGGCCACTGCAAAACGGGAACCTCAAAAACCGACCGCCAATTCATTCCGTGATCATCCGCGGAGAAGTGCGGTGCGACGCAAACACAAATCGCCGCGGGCAGAAGCACGCGGCGATTCGTTGACGTCGGATCAATTTATGGCTTCAGCCCAGAAATTTAGAACTCACCAACAGGATTGCCGTCGGCGATGTAGGCCAGTCGCTGACGGGTGGTGTTGTCGATATTCTCGCTGATGAAACGGACCGAACCGTCACCGAGCAGCGCCTGCACACCACCGGTGTGAAGGCTTCCGGGCGTACCCCATTCACCGAGCTTACCCGGAGGATTCTGAACGCTCCATGGCGTTCCAGGTCCCCAGCCGCAGCAGGCCCAGTCATTGATTTTTCGCTGACCGTTGAGGTTACCAAACTGAATTCCGTTACCAACGTGCTGCGAACAGGCCCACGAACCGGTGTAACCGTCATGCACATTCAGAGTCGTTTCGACAACAGCCACGGTGTTACTCGATCCGTCGGTCAGGTCACGCAGCGATGCCGTCGACATGGCACCGAACATGGAACGAGTGTACTGATCTTCCTTGGACCACATGTTCCAGCCCTGTCCATCGGTGGTGCAGAAACCATAATTCGTCTTGTACGAGTTGACGCTGGGATCACAGCCGTAGTTACCGTCCAACAGCCCTTGAATGAAGGGGGTTCCACTGTCTGATGGACAAAGCAAAGCGTTCAGTTTGACAGCAGCAGCAGCGGCGTTTTCCGGAGGTACAATTCCGCCGATTCCGGCAAGTGGAAGACTACCGTTGTCTTTCCAGCCCCCCATGGCCGCACTGTG is from Schlesneria sp. DSM 10557 and encodes:
- a CDS encoding DUF1854 domain-containing protein, which translates into the protein MTDLTKLTFDHDSWGRLTLTLDDGRTYAGIDPLRCFPLTDPEKLIALLDSEGHEILTLPDLDGLSPESRDVLKAELAARDFVPVIQRVISTTNPSPPCHWVVDTDRGRTSFQLESEDDVRKLGTHRVIVADSHGIRYSIPDVRRLDSHSQRIVQRLA
- a CDS encoding DUF1559 domain-containing protein — translated: MKSFDPVSYKPRRYSRAFTLIELLVVIAIIAVLIALLLPAVQQAREAARRTQCKNNLKQIGLALHNYHDVAGMFPYASSFNAATANNNALPNIKNQSGWVLILPYFDQAPLYNRINHSAAMGGWKDNGSLPLAGIGGIVPPENAAAAAVKLNALLCPSDSGTPFIQGLLDGNYGCDPSVNSYKTNYGFCTTDGQGWNMWSKEDQYTRSMFGAMSTASLRDLTDGSSNTVAVVETTLNVHDGYTGSWACSQHVGNGIQFGNLNGQRKINDWACCGWGPGTPWSVQNPPGKLGEWGTPGSLHTGGVQALLGDGSVRFISENIDNTTRQRLAYIADGNPVGEF
- a CDS encoding DUF4351 domain-containing protein, which codes for MIDWSRDPVWLDKEISQIVGQAGHRNREVDLLFKVWLIEGGEQWIFCHLEIQTNYEANFDFRIDLYNSGLKWLFQRDVLTLVLLTDVNPDWRPDKYHFELGGFVSNRLFPMCKVLDRLATDWKDDRSLVVEVSRAQIAALRTSRDPQARYNAKTQLVRNLYTAGYDADQIREIFRLIDWMMHLRLDLSRQFNEELIAYEKELQMPYVTSIERHAEQRGLEQGLEQGLKKGLERGSTRILMRILSRICGEVPEEIHAKIETLSLEQRETLGEAAIDFRSLDDLKNWLTNHS
- a CDS encoding amidohydrolase, yielding MRVHALPVSLLLGLIAFAVCGFSVCRGEEKIADWSQQHVDELLVLYRDFHSNPELSFREEQTARKHAAELKSLGCEVTTGVGQQGVVGLLKNGEGPTIMLRTDLDALPVTEATGLPFASTVKTKDAKGNDVGVMHACGHDVHITCQIGVARYLASHQDRWRGTVMFVGQPAEEIGGGAEAMLKDGLFTRFPRPHSALALHVDPTLPTGKVGVKAGYILANVDSVDILVKGKGGHGAFPHTTIDPIVQAAHLIVDLQTLVSRESSPFEPAVVTVGSIQGGTKHNIIGNSCRLQLTVRSYSPEVREKLIEGIRRKAKAAAISAGAPEPTIELSDWTPATKNDADLVERVVPAFREALGEDNVVPVEPSMGGEDFSQYGLAGVPIFMFRLGSVTPERMNALRDAGKTPDSLHSPFYYPDAPETIKTGVTAMSAAVLELMKVEN
- a CDS encoding ABC transporter ATP-binding protein, coding for MIEVQAVSKMHRRGRLEVPALREITCQIPKGSFTFILGPSGSGKSTLLYLLGALDEPTTGTITVHGKSLQSMTASERDEFRRKDAGFIFQNFNLLANLTAVENVLVPFLPTGVSRELRNKAAELLDRLGLGDRREHRPNQLSGGEQQRVAIARALLKRPKLVLADEPTGELDTANSLAILQDLRALCQEQQSTVVVVTHEHEYIREDDHVIRIRDGRVANQP
- a CDS encoding TolB family protein, which produces MLTALLLIALGAPPAVTDEAAEAKYLGNLRQVTSGLPRAGEGYFSPNGEWIVYQAYPIGYPFYQIYVQKLDEKTPRLLSTGRGRTTCAYFSPDGTKILFASSHTDPQIDITELKAREEAAKGGRRRYLWDFDPHMDIYISNFDGTGMKRLTDSPEYDAEGSFSSDGKQIVFTSSRDGDPDLYIMDADGSNVRQLTNQPGYDGGPFFSPDNKWVIFRSDRQKEHMLQLFAISVDGKTEVQLTDNLDQVNWCPYFHPSGKYLVWAGADYSRGPANAPFHLFTMELKWTSDSVKRGAVTQITHSTAQDVLPVFSPDGKSLMWTSTRGADGTSQLWIADWLREKGN
- a CDS encoding DUF3656 domain-containing protein: MALPPSFRPELLAPAGDRDCMRAAVENGADAVYFGLNCGFNARARATNVAPRELAEVMSFLHHRGVKGYITLNTLAFTDELPELESLLRVISDANVDAVLVQDLGVVRLIREACPDLPIHASTQMTLTSAECIEVAQELGVERVVLPRELSIREIAKLRKSTSVELECFVHGALCVAYSGQCLTSESLGGRSANRGQCAQACRLPYDLICDGEDVDLGPQKYLLSPQDLAAYELTPELITAGISSFKIEGRLKSADYVANITRHYRAAIDSAMRGEAIDVSRDDVREMELSFSRGFSVGWLKGDDHKMLVPGLSSAKRGVLLGTVTRVYSHTVEIRLQGPVSRGDGVVFEGDRTANEEQGGRVYGVIAGGQSVDEAVATGKVELEFQHGSIDFQRMYPGQSVWKTDDPRLTARLRKTYTGPDPLRKRPLDLCVRAIAGQPAQIEAVVTPDVVSSHDQELRVQVESAEPLPVARKHPVTEVFLAEQLGRLGNTPYELRRLEACIEGEPMIPLSVLSKLRQEMVVKLDHQAMLARPRRLHPDSALRELQQQIILRSPSATEPRQGPRLHLLCRTLKQIETVLNEPVHREIGGNEQRPGDFGQSQNAVASDMAPVIYADFQDIREYRQAVEMVHSSQRQIYLAPPRIQKPDEAGLFLALAKHSPDGILVRNLAGLRFCTERKIPFVADYSLNVANELTADFLKGQGAERVTASYDLNRDQLLNLVAAVPPQWLEVVIHQHMPMFHMEHCVFCSVLSPGTNKTNCGRPCDEHLVQLRDRVGAEHPLKADVGCRNTLYNAVPQSAAEVVATLLERGVRNLRIEFLDEDPAEVRRIPGLYGDLLAQRIRGEDVWRRLNAANRVGVTRGTLEERRNPLAIL
- a CDS encoding DUF4351 domain-containing protein, translating into MPYVTSIERHAEQRGLERGSTRILMRVLSRVCGDVPEEVQSKIEALSLEQRETLGESAFDFRSLDDLKNWLTNNNS